In a single window of the Natronosalvus caseinilyticus genome:
- a CDS encoding bacterio-opsin activator domain-containing protein: MATEATYTVPSDQFPLGTVFAQLPDVTVELERLIPSQDVVIPYFWVRGTKVEDIEDAFAAHPGVRDIQLVDSVDGEYLLRVEWSLEYDDVLSVLTEIGVPLIKATGTSRRWTFDIRGDSRSDLATFQSRCRELEIPVTLTELHALTPVETETEAALTDKQQDTLVLAHERGYFESPREVTMEELGDELGISQQAIASRLRRGMKHILESTLPETMESNR; this comes from the coding sequence ATGGCGACTGAGGCGACCTATACCGTTCCATCCGATCAGTTCCCCCTCGGCACCGTCTTCGCACAACTCCCGGACGTGACGGTCGAGCTGGAGCGACTGATCCCTTCACAGGACGTGGTGATTCCCTACTTCTGGGTTCGAGGAACGAAAGTCGAGGACATCGAGGACGCGTTTGCTGCCCATCCAGGCGTGAGGGACATCCAACTCGTCGATTCCGTTGATGGCGAGTATCTCCTGCGTGTCGAGTGGTCACTCGAATACGACGACGTGCTGAGCGTGCTGACTGAGATCGGCGTTCCGCTCATCAAAGCAACTGGCACGAGCCGTCGGTGGACGTTCGACATTCGCGGAGACAGTCGAAGCGATCTTGCAACCTTTCAATCCCGCTGTCGAGAGTTAGAGATCCCGGTCACGCTGACGGAACTACACGCACTGACACCGGTTGAGACCGAAACCGAAGCCGCACTCACTGACAAGCAACAAGACACACTGGTACTCGCCCACGAGCGTGGGTACTTCGAATCCCCGCGCGAAGTGACGATGGAAGAACTCGGCGACGAACTCGGCATCTCTCAGCAGGCCATCGCGTCTCGGCTCCGTCGAGGGATGAAACACATCCTCGAGAGTACCCTCCCCGAAACAATGGAGTCGAATCGATAA
- a CDS encoding DUF7344 domain-containing protein → MFTETDSSPMIPRRDTLLLALANRHCRFVIEYFKDASEDHATVDDIATAFARRDHADETQVAIRLHHAALPKLDDAGLVDYDRRTKMVRYHGHSQLERVAERFSESGSPKCHGGMRST, encoded by the coding sequence ATGTTCACGGAAACCGACTCCTCGCCGATGATTCCCAGGAGAGATACGCTCCTTCTCGCGCTCGCCAATCGGCACTGTCGTTTTGTCATCGAGTACTTCAAAGACGCGTCCGAAGACCACGCCACTGTCGATGACATTGCAACCGCGTTTGCCCGACGTGACCACGCAGACGAGACGCAGGTTGCAATCCGGCTCCACCACGCTGCACTCCCCAAACTGGACGACGCTGGACTCGTTGACTACGACAGGCGGACCAAAATGGTCCGATATCACGGTCACTCGCAACTCGAACGGGTAGCGGAGCGCTTCTCCGAGTCCGGTTCTCCCAAATGCCATGGAGGAATGAGAAGTACATGA
- a CDS encoding HalOD1 output domain-containing protein: protein MTQDKPRRTSQTREWYTPNQDRSLTEAVLDAIEDYKGEDLLRADFVLYEDIDADALNSLFRHDAPSRTTVTFGTDGVKVELWGGGGVEIRVTGRSVE from the coding sequence ATGACGCAAGACAAGCCCAGGCGAACGAGCCAAACACGGGAATGGTACACTCCTAATCAGGACCGCTCGTTGACCGAAGCGGTGCTCGACGCCATCGAGGACTATAAGGGGGAAGACCTCTTGCGAGCGGATTTCGTCCTCTACGAGGACATAGACGCTGACGCCCTCAATTCCCTCTTTCGCCACGACGCACCGTCGAGAACGACCGTGACGTTCGGCACCGACGGGGTCAAGGTCGAACTCTGGGGGGGTGGTGGGGTCGAGATTCGCGTCACGGGGCGATCAGTCGAATAA
- a CDS encoding VOC family protein, whose product MTTPRAHHVGITVSDLESVLPFYRDVLGFDVLDRFAVSGPAFADAVDVPDAAGRFAHLEAGDVRLELVEYAPTGAARSNSELNQSGATHVGFSVADLEAFFASLPAEVETLSEPRTTESGTSILFLRDPEENLVEVLER is encoded by the coding sequence ATGACGACGCCACGCGCACACCACGTCGGAATAACCGTCTCCGACCTCGAGTCCGTCTTGCCCTTCTACCGCGACGTGCTCGGGTTCGACGTGCTCGATCGCTTCGCCGTTTCGGGGCCCGCGTTCGCCGACGCCGTGGACGTCCCAGACGCCGCGGGCAGGTTCGCCCACCTCGAGGCCGGGGACGTCCGCCTCGAACTCGTCGAGTACGCGCCGACCGGAGCGGCCAGGTCGAACTCCGAACTGAATCAGTCGGGAGCGACCCACGTCGGCTTCTCGGTGGCCGACCTCGAGGCGTTCTTCGCGTCCCTGCCCGCCGAGGTCGAGACGCTGAGCGAGCCCCGGACCACCGAGAGTGGCACCTCGATCCTCTTTCTGCGCGATCCGGAGGAGAACCTGGTGGAAGTACTCGAGCGGTAG
- a CDS encoding TrkH family potassium uptake protein, which translates to MDSHLHVDTHLRVDWRAGLSLVGTILAFLSLFFVLPIVTALAYDGQDLWVFVTTMVVTAGFGLTLRQFDPDPDPGAREAFMVVALTWLLAAIFGALPYLLAGNGTVAHPTNALFESMSGFTTTGATVMGDISFDTHSRAMLLWRQLTQWVGGMGIIVLAVAILSQMSVGGAQLMEAESPGPGVSKLTPHIAETARVLWFAYIGFTLLLMALLYGLHLAGFAPEMDLYNSIAHGLSTMPTGGFSPEARSIEAFSPAVQWLIVPFMFVAGVNFVLWWHLVSGDTRALFRDNEFRLYLGAVTTLSVVLTVVLFFDATASTDRVGQIGGRLEPSLRYATFQIASLTNSTGFANVDFDQWGGTAKGVMLFAMFIGGSTGSTGGGIKVLRWLVILKSLRRELFTTVHPEAVRPVRMNGKTLDEEAIRGIYAFTLLYFCLFFLGVLLLAADAARVGLDLEAIELVTASIATLGNIGPGFGIIGPMGGYGEFPVTSRLLMILYMWIGRLEIFPVLVLLTAAYWRS; encoded by the coding sequence ATGGACTCCCACCTCCACGTCGACACCCACCTCCGCGTCGACTGGCGGGCTGGGCTGAGCCTCGTCGGGACGATTCTCGCGTTTCTCTCGCTCTTTTTCGTGCTCCCGATCGTAACGGCGCTCGCGTACGACGGCCAGGACCTCTGGGTGTTCGTCACCACGATGGTCGTTACTGCGGGGTTCGGGCTCACGCTGCGACAGTTCGACCCGGATCCGGATCCCGGCGCTCGAGAGGCGTTCATGGTCGTCGCACTGACGTGGCTTCTCGCCGCAATCTTCGGCGCGCTTCCCTACCTCCTCGCCGGAAACGGAACGGTCGCCCACCCGACGAACGCCCTCTTCGAGAGCATGAGCGGCTTTACGACTACTGGCGCGACGGTGATGGGCGACATCTCCTTCGACACCCACTCGAGGGCGATGTTGCTGTGGCGACAGCTCACCCAGTGGGTCGGCGGGATGGGGATCATCGTCCTCGCGGTGGCAATCCTCTCCCAGATGTCCGTCGGTGGCGCCCAGTTGATGGAAGCCGAGAGTCCTGGTCCAGGTGTTTCGAAGCTGACGCCCCACATCGCGGAGACGGCGCGGGTGCTCTGGTTCGCCTACATCGGCTTCACCCTCCTCCTGATGGCGCTGCTGTACGGCCTTCACCTCGCTGGATTTGCACCGGAGATGGATCTGTACAACTCGATCGCTCACGGTCTCTCGACGATGCCGACCGGCGGCTTCTCACCGGAGGCGAGAAGCATCGAGGCGTTCTCGCCGGCCGTTCAGTGGCTCATCGTACCGTTCATGTTCGTCGCCGGGGTCAACTTCGTCCTCTGGTGGCACCTCGTCTCCGGGGACACGCGAGCCCTGTTCCGGGACAACGAGTTCCGCCTCTACCTCGGGGCCGTCACCACGCTCTCGGTCGTGCTCACAGTGGTCCTCTTTTTCGATGCCACCGCCAGCACGGATCGGGTCGGCCAGATCGGCGGTCGCCTCGAGCCCTCGTTACGGTACGCGACCTTCCAGATCGCCTCGCTGACCAACTCGACTGGCTTTGCGAACGTCGACTTCGATCAGTGGGGCGGCACCGCGAAGGGTGTGATGCTGTTCGCGATGTTCATCGGCGGGAGCACCGGATCGACCGGCGGCGGGATCAAAGTCCTGCGGTGGCTCGTCATCCTCAAGTCCCTGCGTCGAGAGCTGTTTACGACCGTTCACCCCGAGGCCGTCCGTCCGGTTCGTATGAACGGAAAAACCCTCGACGAGGAGGCGATTCGGGGCATCTACGCGTTCACGCTGCTGTACTTTTGCCTGTTCTTCCTCGGAGTTCTGCTACTGGCTGCCGACGCCGCCCGCGTCGGCCTCGACCTCGAGGCGATCGAACTGGTCACGGCTTCGATCGCCACCCTGGGCAACATCGGCCCCGGGTTCGGCATCATCGGTCCGATGGGCGGCTACGGCGAGTTCCCGGTTACCTCACGACTCCTGATGATCCTCTACATGTGGATCGGCCGCCTCGAGATCTTCCCCGTGTTGGTGTTGCTGACGGCGGCGTACTGGCGGTCGTGA
- the trkA gene encoding Trk system potassium transporter TrkA, whose translation MHVVIVGAGEVGRAIATNLEETHDVVVVDRNPDIVEELTYSLDVLTIEGDGTEITTLHEANVEEAGLVIACTDDDEVNLVICGAAKTLTDAFTIARVRRRTLLETWEGSEGAFGVDFMVCTDLLTAQAIFRISGLPGAQDVDMFAGGLVRMAEFEISPQSPIANQSVQDADRYDSLTFAGIFRNGDMIVARGETVIEPNDRVVVIGSPDSVSTFADDLVCLPETEHEEVVIVGASEIGYQAAREFEEHGYEPRLIERDPDRARQVAEALPNTLVMQSDATDTEFLEREHIDEADIVVSALGSDERNLLVSLLARRLGVDRTVAVIENLEYAELFETVGVDVAINPREETAEEIVRFTRSNRAEKVAMLEHDRAEVIEIEVGADSALASRTIMDSVADLPEGVVIGAISRGGNLVTPRGDTTLRPGDHIVLFVDATVLDQVLEAI comes from the coding sequence GTGCACGTAGTCATCGTCGGCGCTGGCGAAGTCGGCCGGGCAATCGCAACGAACCTCGAGGAGACCCACGACGTGGTCGTCGTCGACCGTAATCCGGATATCGTCGAAGAACTCACCTACTCGCTCGACGTGCTCACCATCGAGGGCGACGGGACCGAAATCACGACGCTTCACGAGGCGAACGTCGAGGAGGCCGGCCTCGTCATCGCCTGCACGGACGACGACGAGGTGAACCTCGTCATCTGCGGCGCGGCCAAGACGCTGACCGACGCGTTCACCATCGCCCGCGTGCGACGACGGACGCTGCTCGAGACGTGGGAGGGGTCGGAGGGCGCCTTCGGCGTCGACTTCATGGTCTGTACCGACCTGCTCACGGCCCAGGCGATCTTCCGCATCTCCGGCCTCCCCGGCGCTCAGGACGTCGACATGTTCGCCGGCGGTCTCGTGCGAATGGCCGAGTTCGAAATCAGCCCCCAGAGTCCGATCGCCAACCAGAGCGTCCAGGATGCCGATCGGTACGACTCGTTGACGTTCGCGGGAATATTCAGAAACGGGGACATGATCGTCGCCCGCGGAGAGACGGTGATCGAACCGAACGATCGCGTCGTCGTCATCGGGAGCCCCGACTCCGTCTCGACGTTCGCCGACGATCTCGTCTGTCTCCCCGAAACCGAACACGAGGAGGTCGTCATCGTCGGCGCCAGCGAGATCGGCTACCAGGCCGCCCGCGAGTTCGAAGAACACGGCTACGAACCACGCCTCATCGAGCGAGATCCCGATCGCGCCCGGCAAGTCGCCGAAGCCTTGCCAAACACGCTCGTTATGCAGAGCGACGCCACCGACACCGAGTTCCTCGAACGCGAGCACATAGACGAGGCCGACATCGTCGTCTCCGCCCTCGGCAGCGACGAGCGCAACCTGCTCGTCTCCCTGCTCGCTCGACGGCTCGGCGTCGACCGCACCGTCGCCGTCATCGAGAACCTCGAGTACGCCGAACTGTTCGAGACCGTCGGCGTCGACGTGGCGATCAATCCCCGCGAGGAGACCGCCGAGGAGATCGTCCGCTTCACGCGATCGAACCGCGCGGAGAAGGTGGCCATGCTCGAGCACGACCGTGCCGAGGTCATCGAGATCGAGGTCGGCGCCGACAGCGCCCTGGCCAGTCGAACGATCATGGACTCGGTCGCCGACCTCCCCGAGGGCGTCGTCATCGGCGCCATCTCCCGCGGCGGCAATCTCGTGACCCCCCGTGGGGACACGACGCTCAGGCCCGGCGATCACATCGTGCTGTTCGTCGATGCGACGGTTCTCGATCAGGTGCTCGAGGCGATTTAA
- a CDS encoding amino acid permease → MSGDEELAKDLGPLAALTIGIGTMIGAGIFVLPGTAVFRAGPFAAATFVLGGVIALFTALSASELGTAMPKSGGAYFYVNRALGPLFGSITGWANWIGLAFASAFYMYGLGEYVNDLVGLGALALGPVTLGPAQLIGLVGALFFIAVNYIGAKETGTLQIVIVLLLVGILALFSIVGLANADLDSLAGSAQPGMAAEILPVTGIIFVSYLGFVQITSVAEEIKDPGRNLPRAVIGSVVIVTTIYAFFLVVLLAAVPNELVAQNNTAVVDAARLLFGKYDLLGYSLGAFGAGLLLFGGLLATASSANASILSSSRINFAMGREKIVTPKLNEIHPRFGTPYKSIAVTGGLILFFLIVGDLALLSTAGSVLHLIVYGLLNIALIVMRETEPEGYDPDFEVPLYPIVPIIGTLSSFALIVYIEPRVVYLSLGLVIFAALWYLFYARRHVEAAGVLDAWILDRSELLPDVAVSAATSVAPEQSDYRVMVPLANPEHEKDLISLGSAIANQHDGTVVAVNIVDVPRQTALEAAREQKAHETAHDLLEQAQADAQTYGADVETHIVLSHDPFEEIFGAAKRYGADVTVMGWGPESHGAPGRAETTIDELAHSLPCDFLVFRDRGFDPSRILLPTAGGPDSELAAAVATTLQSQYDADVTLLHVTDHGEREQGEAFLSSWAADHGLEDARLRVETGDVQSRIAEAAESATLLLIGATEKGVLSRLVRGSLVLDVLDEVECSVLLAEKKHTRSLWDRLFGGGTGDSDLEDEPTGVEPEPTTPDVDESNSETTTQ, encoded by the coding sequence GTGAGTGGCGACGAAGAACTCGCCAAGGACCTCGGGCCCCTCGCGGCGCTGACGATCGGGATCGGGACGATGATCGGGGCGGGCATCTTCGTCCTGCCGGGGACCGCCGTCTTCCGGGCCGGACCGTTCGCCGCGGCGACGTTCGTCCTCGGCGGCGTGATCGCCCTCTTCACGGCGCTGTCGGCCTCCGAACTGGGGACGGCGATGCCGAAATCCGGCGGTGCGTACTTCTACGTCAATCGCGCACTCGGACCGCTGTTCGGCTCGATCACCGGGTGGGCCAACTGGATCGGCCTCGCGTTCGCCTCCGCGTTCTACATGTACGGTCTCGGCGAGTACGTCAACGACCTGGTCGGCCTCGGCGCCCTCGCGCTTGGGCCTGTGACGCTCGGCCCCGCCCAGTTGATCGGCCTGGTGGGGGCGCTTTTCTTCATCGCCGTCAACTACATCGGCGCGAAGGAGACCGGAACCCTCCAGATCGTCATCGTGCTCTTACTTGTGGGGATTCTGGCGCTGTTCTCGATCGTCGGTCTGGCTAACGCCGACCTGGACTCGCTCGCCGGATCCGCGCAACCGGGCATGGCCGCTGAAATCCTTCCCGTCACGGGGATCATCTTCGTCTCCTACCTCGGCTTCGTCCAGATCACCTCCGTCGCCGAGGAGATCAAAGATCCCGGTCGAAACCTCCCCCGTGCCGTGATCGGGTCGGTCGTCATCGTCACGACCATCTACGCGTTCTTCCTCGTGGTCTTGCTCGCGGCCGTGCCGAACGAACTCGTCGCCCAGAACAATACGGCCGTCGTCGACGCCGCTCGCCTCCTGTTCGGCAAGTACGACCTCCTCGGGTACAGCCTCGGCGCCTTCGGCGCTGGCCTTCTGCTCTTCGGTGGCCTGCTCGCGACGGCCTCCTCGGCGAACGCCTCAATCCTGTCGTCTTCGCGGATCAACTTCGCGATGGGTCGAGAAAAGATCGTCACTCCGAAACTCAACGAGATCCATCCCCGATTCGGAACGCCGTACAAGTCCATCGCCGTCACAGGTGGGCTGATCCTCTTCTTCCTGATCGTGGGCGACCTCGCATTGCTCTCGACGGCCGGATCGGTCCTGCACCTGATCGTCTACGGACTGTTGAACATCGCGTTGATCGTCATGCGCGAGACCGAACCCGAGGGGTACGACCCGGACTTCGAGGTACCGCTCTATCCTATCGTCCCGATCATCGGGACGCTCTCCTCGTTCGCCCTCATCGTTTACATCGAACCGCGCGTCGTCTACCTCTCGCTGGGGCTGGTCATCTTCGCGGCGCTGTGGTATCTCTTCTACGCCCGACGGCACGTCGAAGCGGCTGGCGTCCTCGACGCCTGGATCCTCGACCGCTCGGAACTGCTCCCGGACGTCGCTGTCTCCGCCGCGACGAGCGTCGCTCCCGAACAGAGCGATTACCGGGTCATGGTGCCGCTGGCCAACCCCGAACACGAGAAGGACCTGATCTCCCTCGGATCGGCCATCGCCAACCAGCACGACGGTACCGTCGTCGCCGTCAACATCGTCGACGTCCCGAGACAGACCGCTCTCGAGGCCGCGCGCGAACAGAAAGCACACGAGACCGCCCACGACCTGCTCGAGCAAGCACAGGCCGACGCCCAGACTTACGGTGCCGATGTCGAGACGCACATCGTCCTCTCGCACGACCCGTTCGAGGAAATCTTCGGAGCGGCGAAACGATATGGCGCCGACGTGACGGTGATGGGCTGGGGTCCCGAATCCCACGGTGCCCCGGGCCGGGCCGAAACGACCATCGACGAACTCGCTCACTCGCTCCCGTGTGACTTCCTCGTCTTCCGCGACCGCGGGTTCGACCCCTCGAGAATCTTGCTCCCGACCGCCGGCGGCCCCGACTCCGAACTCGCTGCCGCGGTCGCAACGACCCTCCAGTCGCAGTACGACGCCGACGTGACGCTGCTGCACGTGACCGACCACGGCGAGCGTGAGCAGGGAGAGGCGTTCCTCTCGTCCTGGGCGGCCGATCACGGACTCGAGGACGCGAGGCTCCGCGTCGAGACCGGCGACGTCCAGAGCCGGATCGCCGAGGCTGCCGAAAGTGCTACACTTCTCCTGATCGGGGCGACCGAGAAGGGCGTTCTCTCGCGACTCGTTCGCGGGTCGCTCGTGCTCGACGTCCTGGACGAGGTCGAGTGTTCGGTCCTGCTGGCGGAGAAAAAGCACACGCGAAGCCTCTGGGACCGACTCTTCGGGGGCGGAACCGGCGACAGCGACCTCGAAGACGAACCGACGGGCGTCGAACCTGAGCCGACGACGCCCGACGTCGACGAGAGCAACTCCGAAACCACCACCCAGTAA
- a CDS encoding universal stress protein, with protein MSDEPFRRVLVPIANEADARVTGKAVADRFDDSTLIPIYVVEKAGGAPDAAGVEQREEFAETLFKIFEAVIDESTLIVEPTVGYGIDVAATILEVADDERADAIVFVPRSESRWRQLLTGDVARKLINRTDRPVLILPGDRDE; from the coding sequence ATGAGCGACGAGCCGTTTCGGCGTGTCCTAGTGCCGATTGCGAACGAAGCGGACGCCCGAGTAACGGGTAAAGCCGTCGCCGATCGGTTCGACGACAGCACCCTGATTCCAATCTACGTCGTCGAAAAAGCTGGCGGTGCTCCCGATGCTGCAGGCGTCGAACAGCGAGAGGAGTTCGCCGAAACCCTCTTCAAGATCTTCGAGGCGGTCATCGACGAATCCACGCTCATCGTCGAACCCACCGTTGGATACGGGATCGACGTCGCGGCGACGATTCTCGAGGTCGCCGACGACGAACGCGCCGACGCGATCGTTTTCGTCCCGCGCAGCGAGAGTCGGTGGCGACAGCTACTAACGGGGGACGTCGCGCGAAAATTGATCAACCGAACCGATCGACCGGTCCTGATCCTGCCGGGTGACCGAGATGAGTGA
- a CDS encoding amino acid permease: protein MSDEELAKDLGLIPAMTIGIGTMIGAGIFVLPGEAAQGTGPIVVISFLVGGLIAMVNALSVSELGTAMPKAGGAYYYVNRALGPLFGSISGLGDWLGLAFASAFYTIGFGRYLGELVELPSILFLSNVQVGAIVAGAVFVGVNYIGAKETGGVQTIIVSILLAILGIFTIAGWFAFDWGTVSGSGGYTPFGTAELLPATGLVFVSFLGYAKIATVGEEMKNPGRNLPIAIVGSVAIVTVLYGILVTIMLGVVPWPDLDLEAPVAQATEVAFPGNYAGAAAVIMALGALLATASSANASILASARINFAMGRDKIVNDWLNEIHPRFATPYRSIIVTGGLILVFVILMGGDVKVLAEAASVLHLIVYALMNAALIVFRETEHPDYDPDFTVPLYPIVPILGFVLSLGLIYFMDTTSQILAVVFIVGAVLWYVLYARYRTPIQGVLGEYVRDRSEEMPDIAVSAAEAASPDATAPYNVMVPVSNPRTEDELVALGCTMANQKGGVVHAVHVVQVPDQTSLDYVADQIERIDDESDQLFENARAVAAEYDVDIETHTVVSHRSLEEVVDSAERLNADTVVMGWSPSRPWTSGRTGGALDELTTNLPCDFLVFKDRGFDPSRVLVPTAGGPDSDLSAEAAKALRDVHGADVSILHVVDEDTDRAKGTAFLGTWADDHGLGNATLLVETDGNVEGAIERAANDHTMVVLGATRKGLLSRLVGGSLVFDVVDEVDCSVLLAERPAKRSLRERLFGRPGVEASTETEEGEPKMESGT from the coding sequence ATGAGTGACGAGGAACTCGCCAAGGACCTCGGCCTGATTCCTGCAATGACCATTGGCATCGGGACGATGATCGGAGCGGGCATCTTCGTCCTCCCCGGTGAGGCCGCCCAGGGAACGGGCCCGATCGTCGTGATCTCGTTCCTCGTCGGCGGGCTCATCGCCATGGTCAACGCCCTGTCGGTCTCCGAACTCGGAACGGCGATGCCGAAAGCCGGCGGCGCTTACTACTACGTCAACCGCGCGCTCGGCCCGCTGTTCGGTTCGATATCTGGACTGGGCGACTGGCTCGGCCTCGCCTTCGCCTCGGCCTTCTACACCATAGGGTTCGGCCGTTACCTGGGTGAACTCGTCGAGTTACCCTCGATCCTGTTTCTCAGTAACGTTCAGGTCGGGGCGATCGTTGCCGGCGCGGTCTTCGTCGGCGTCAACTACATCGGCGCGAAGGAGACAGGCGGCGTACAGACGATCATCGTCTCCATTTTGCTCGCGATCCTGGGGATCTTCACAATCGCGGGCTGGTTCGCCTTCGACTGGGGAACGGTGTCGGGAAGCGGCGGCTACACGCCGTTCGGCACCGCCGAACTCTTGCCGGCGACCGGCCTCGTCTTCGTCTCGTTCCTGGGGTACGCCAAGATCGCCACTGTCGGCGAGGAGATGAAGAACCCGGGACGGAATCTCCCAATCGCCATCGTCGGGAGCGTCGCCATCGTCACGGTGCTCTACGGCATTCTCGTGACGATCATGCTCGGCGTCGTCCCGTGGCCGGACCTCGACCTCGAGGCGCCGGTCGCCCAGGCGACCGAAGTGGCGTTCCCCGGAAACTACGCGGGTGCGGCCGCGGTGATCATGGCCCTCGGTGCGCTGCTGGCGACAGCCTCCTCGGCGAACGCCTCGATCCTGGCGTCGGCCCGGATCAACTTCGCGATGGGACGGGACAAGATCGTCAACGACTGGCTCAACGAAATCCATCCGCGATTCGCGACACCCTACCGATCAATTATCGTTACCGGCGGGCTGATCCTCGTCTTCGTCATCCTCATGGGCGGTGACGTCAAGGTGCTCGCGGAAGCGGCGAGCGTCCTCCACCTGATCGTCTACGCCCTGATGAACGCCGCGCTAATCGTCTTCCGCGAGACCGAGCATCCCGACTACGATCCCGACTTCACGGTTCCGCTGTACCCGATCGTACCGATTCTCGGGTTCGTCCTGTCGCTGGGACTCATCTACTTCATGGACACCACCTCCCAGATCCTGGCGGTGGTGTTCATCGTCGGGGCCGTCCTCTGGTACGTTCTCTACGCACGCTATCGCACGCCGATCCAGGGCGTCCTCGGGGAGTACGTCCGCGACCGGTCCGAGGAGATGCCCGACATCGCGGTTTCGGCTGCCGAGGCTGCCTCGCCCGACGCGACCGCCCCCTATAACGTGATGGTCCCCGTCTCGAACCCCCGGACCGAGGACGAACTGGTCGCCCTCGGCTGTACGATGGCCAACCAAAAGGGCGGCGTCGTTCACGCTGTCCACGTCGTGCAGGTTCCCGACCAGACCTCACTCGATTACGTCGCCGATCAGATCGAACGAATCGACGACGAATCGGATCAGCTCTTCGAAAACGCCCGCGCGGTTGCCGCCGAGTACGACGTCGACATCGAAACGCACACCGTCGTCTCCCACCGATCGCTCGAGGAGGTCGTCGACTCCGCCGAACGACTGAACGCCGACACCGTCGTGATGGGATGGAGTCCGAGCAGGCCCTGGACCAGCGGGCGAACGGGTGGCGCGCTCGATGAACTCACGACGAACCTCCCATGTGACTTCCTGGTGTTCAAGGACCGTGGGTTCGACCCCTCGCGCGTACTCGTGCCGACGGCCGGCGGTCCCGACTCGGACCTTAGCGCCGAGGCGGCCAAGGCGCTTCGGGACGTCCACGGCGCCGACGTGTCGATCTTGCACGTCGTCGACGAGGATACCGACCGGGCGAAAGGAACGGCGTTCCTCGGCACCTGGGCCGACGATCACGGGCTCGGCAACGCGACCCTCCTCGTAGAAACAGACGGCAACGTCGAGGGAGCCATCGAGCGCGCCGCGAACGATCACACGATGGTGGTCCTCGGCGCAACCAGGAAGGGGCTGCTCTCCCGCCTCGTCGGCGGTTCGCTCGTGTTCGACGTCGTCGACGAGGTCGACTGTTCGGTTCTGCTCGCCGAACGTCCGGCCAAGCGGTCGCTCCGGGAACGGCTCTTCGGCCGTCCAGGAGTCGAAGCGTCCACGGAAACGGAAGAAGGCGAGCCAAAAATGGAATCCGGCACCTGA